Proteins co-encoded in one Anabaena sphaerica FACHB-251 genomic window:
- a CDS encoding efflux RND transporter periplasmic adaptor subunit, with product MTSPEPQTDFEEIPQSSFKPPPTSRRWLRLLLAVVLIIGGGTAITWRLLTPNNPPAAANAQLPAVKVKLSAVQTGTVEDSTEFIATLESRRSVNLQPRVQGQVTQIFVRSGDLVTAGAAIIQIDARQQQAAVNSLSAAAQVSKAQLANARATLKSLAAERLGKVANVQLNQQEYKRYSDLTDQGAVSRQTKDLYANKLATAKAELGAIDSRIQAQKATISQAEKSLEQADANIRQQQVQLQYYKITAPFSGTVGNIPVKVGDFVSNSTPLATITQNRPLEVNIPVPLERGPQLRQGLPVELINAQGQSLTTTKVFFVSPNITNNSQSILVKALYDNSAGQLRADQLIRARVIWDQGSGVLIPTTAVSRIAGENFVFVAQTETSPEGNSQLIAKQKRVKLGNIKGNDYQVIEGLKADEKLIISGVQNLRDGLPIIPEN from the coding sequence ATGACATCTCCTGAGCCGCAAACTGATTTTGAAGAAATCCCCCAGTCTTCATTTAAGCCACCTCCGACATCCCGACGGTGGCTTCGTTTATTGTTGGCTGTAGTACTCATAATTGGAGGTGGAACAGCTATAACTTGGCGTTTACTTACTCCTAACAACCCACCAGCAGCGGCTAATGCTCAACTTCCAGCCGTAAAAGTCAAACTCTCAGCAGTGCAAACAGGCACAGTTGAGGATAGTACAGAGTTTATAGCCACTCTAGAATCTAGGCGTTCAGTCAATCTCCAACCCAGAGTTCAAGGTCAAGTTACCCAAATATTCGTTAGGTCAGGAGATCTAGTTACGGCTGGTGCAGCAATTATACAAATAGACGCTAGACAGCAACAAGCCGCAGTTAATAGTTTATCTGCTGCTGCTCAAGTATCAAAAGCACAGTTAGCAAACGCTCGTGCTACGCTCAAATCTTTGGCAGCAGAAAGGTTAGGTAAAGTAGCTAATGTGCAGTTGAACCAACAAGAGTATAAACGCTATTCTGATTTAACTGATCAAGGGGCTGTATCTCGCCAAACTAAAGATTTATATGCTAACAAGCTGGCTACAGCTAAAGCAGAACTTGGGGCTATAGATTCCCGGATTCAAGCCCAAAAAGCCACTATATCCCAGGCTGAAAAATCTTTAGAGCAGGCTGATGCCAATATCAGACAACAACAAGTCCAACTTCAGTATTACAAAATTACTGCTCCCTTTAGCGGTACGGTAGGTAATATACCTGTAAAAGTAGGTGATTTCGTTAGTAATTCTACTCCACTAGCTACTATTACTCAAAATCGACCTTTAGAGGTCAATATCCCTGTGCCACTGGAACGAGGACCTCAATTGCGCCAGGGATTACCAGTAGAATTAATTAACGCCCAAGGTCAAAGTTTAACTACTACCAAAGTATTTTTTGTCTCTCCTAATATTACTAATAATTCCCAATCAATACTGGTCAAGGCACTGTATGATAACTCCGCCGGTCAGCTGCGGGCAGATCAGTTAATTCGCGCCAGAGTGATTTGGGATCAGGGTTCTGGAGTCTTAATTCCCACCACAGCAGTATCTCGCATTGCGGGAGAAAATTTTGTATTTGTAGCTCAAACAGAAACATCTCCTGAAGGTAATTCTCAATTAATAGCCAAACAAAAGCGAGTGAAGTTAGGCAATATCAAGGGTAATGATTACCAAGTAATTGAAGGTTTGAAAGCAGATGAAAAACTAATCATCTCAGGTGTACAAAATCTCCGAGATGGCTTACCGATAATTCCTGAAAATTAG
- a CDS encoding efflux RND transporter permease subunit: MFVDFFIKRPVFTSVCAIIILLVGVISIPTLPTAQYPEISPTQIIVTSNYVGASAEVVESTVTSILERQINGVEGIKYMTSSSSNDGTSTITVTFDASRDKDIAAVDVQNRVSLAEPQLPEAVKQTGVTVNKQSNNILLGMGLYSENKEFDNVFLSNYADLYIADALKRLKGVSEARVFGERRYAMRLWLDPNKLASRNLTTDDVVDALNEQNLQVGVGQIGQQPAPDGQMYQIDLRAVSRLTEPQEFDNLVIKTAADGSLIKLKDVGRAELGAQNYSSFLRFKGKEGVGIGIFPTPGSNVLDVARAIKKEMARLSLSFPPGMKYDVAFDTTTIVEGSLKEVVKTLVEAIALVILVIFIFLQDWRTTLIPVITIPLSLIGTFAFVKAFDFSINTLTMFGLTLATGMVVDDAIIVVENISRLIQEENLSPHKAASVAMAELTGAVIATSLVLMAVFVPVAFFPGSTGQIYKQFALTIAFSITISTFLALTLTPSLCALLLRQSRPPGGIFGFIFGMINGFLEAMRRGYQQVLILLTRIKAIVLVVFIALIGFTGWLYLNVPTSFLPDEDQGYFITIIQAPEGSSLQYTSKVMSEVETEILKLPEVTGTFAIGGFSFSGNSANGGVIFSTLKSWDERKKPNQSVQAIIGQLRQRFFNITEASVFPVNPPAISGLGSFSGFQFQLQDVAGTNSLNSMLGVVGQFMMRGNQTPGLQAVFSTFKANTPQILIEVDRNKAKSLQVSIDDIFRTLQTYVGSRYVNDFNFLSRNYRVYIQADSQFRANPNDINSLYVRSENDQMIPLSSLVKLTPTTGAQTINHYNLFRSIEINGSPAPGFSSGQATAAMEKLAKEIIPTSMGYEWSGIVAEEKESGGQAPIIFGLGLIFVFLVLAAQYENYVDPLIILLSVPLAIMGALASQSLRGLSNDVFCQVGLVMLIGLASKNAILIVEFANQLREQQGLSITKAAVEAAQGRLRPILMTAISTLLGIFPLAVATGAGAGSRQSLGTAVFGGMFVATFLSLFIVPILYIIIGKIREGLRPVH, encoded by the coding sequence ATGTTTGTTGATTTCTTTATTAAGCGACCTGTATTTACCAGTGTCTGCGCGATTATCATTTTGCTGGTAGGAGTAATTAGTATTCCGACTTTACCCACAGCACAATATCCAGAGATTAGTCCGACTCAGATTATTGTCACTTCTAACTATGTTGGTGCTAGTGCAGAAGTGGTAGAAAGCACTGTCACCTCTATTTTAGAACGTCAGATTAATGGTGTCGAAGGCATTAAATATATGACTTCGAGCAGTAGTAATGATGGCACTAGCACCATTACAGTTACATTTGATGCTTCACGTGATAAAGATATTGCCGCAGTTGATGTCCAAAACCGTGTTTCTTTGGCAGAACCACAATTACCAGAGGCAGTAAAACAAACGGGAGTAACTGTTAACAAGCAGTCTAATAATATTTTGTTAGGGATGGGTTTGTATAGTGAGAATAAAGAGTTTGATAATGTATTTTTAAGTAATTACGCTGATTTGTATATTGCTGATGCTCTCAAACGTCTTAAAGGTGTGAGTGAGGCGCGAGTTTTTGGTGAACGTCGTTATGCGATGCGTCTCTGGCTTGATCCCAATAAATTGGCTAGTCGCAATTTAACCACTGATGATGTAGTTGATGCTCTCAATGAGCAAAATTTACAGGTAGGTGTGGGGCAAATTGGACAACAACCAGCCCCAGATGGTCAGATGTATCAAATTGACTTGAGGGCAGTAAGTAGGCTGACAGAACCGCAGGAATTTGACAATTTAGTCATTAAAACGGCGGCTGATGGTAGTTTGATTAAATTGAAAGATGTAGGTAGAGCAGAACTTGGCGCTCAAAACTATAGCTCATTTCTGAGATTTAAGGGCAAAGAAGGTGTAGGTATAGGTATATTTCCCACACCGGGAAGTAATGTTTTGGACGTTGCCAGGGCTATTAAAAAGGAGATGGCACGACTTTCCCTAAGCTTTCCACCAGGGATGAAATATGACGTTGCATTTGATACGACAACCATTGTGGAAGGTTCTTTAAAAGAAGTAGTGAAAACTCTTGTAGAAGCCATCGCTCTGGTTATTCTGGTAATTTTTATCTTCTTACAAGATTGGCGCACTACTTTAATTCCTGTCATCACTATTCCCCTATCTTTAATTGGTACTTTTGCTTTCGTTAAAGCCTTTGATTTTTCCATCAATACTTTAACCATGTTTGGTTTAACCCTAGCCACAGGGATGGTAGTTGATGACGCAATTATTGTTGTGGAAAATATCTCCCGTTTAATTCAAGAAGAAAATCTCTCTCCCCACAAAGCTGCTTCTGTAGCTATGGCTGAACTGACAGGGGCGGTAATTGCAACTTCTTTGGTATTAATGGCTGTGTTTGTACCTGTGGCTTTTTTCCCTGGTTCAACTGGTCAAATTTATAAACAATTTGCTCTGACAATTGCTTTTTCTATCACGATTTCTACTTTTTTAGCCTTGACTCTCACACCTTCTCTGTGTGCATTGTTGTTACGTCAAAGTCGTCCTCCCGGTGGTATTTTTGGCTTCATTTTTGGGATGATCAATGGTTTTTTAGAAGCCATGCGGCGGGGATATCAGCAAGTTTTGATCTTGTTGACAAGAATCAAAGCCATTGTTTTAGTTGTCTTTATAGCCTTAATTGGGTTTACGGGTTGGCTTTATTTGAATGTCCCAACATCATTTCTTCCTGATGAAGACCAAGGTTATTTCATCACCATTATTCAAGCTCCAGAAGGTTCTTCACTTCAATACACGAGTAAGGTCATGAGTGAAGTGGAAACGGAAATCCTAAAATTACCAGAAGTTACAGGAACTTTTGCTATTGGTGGTTTTAGTTTTAGCGGTAATAGTGCTAATGGCGGTGTAATTTTCAGTACCCTTAAATCTTGGGATGAACGGAAAAAACCTAATCAGTCAGTACAGGCTATTATTGGTCAGCTAAGACAAAGATTTTTCAACATTACGGAAGCTAGTGTTTTTCCAGTTAACCCCCCGGCAATTAGCGGTTTAGGTAGTTTTAGTGGTTTCCAGTTTCAGTTACAAGATGTAGCTGGAACGAATAGTTTAAATTCTATGTTGGGAGTTGTCGGTCAATTTATGATGCGGGGTAATCAAACTCCTGGACTGCAAGCTGTATTTAGCACTTTTAAAGCGAATACACCGCAAATTCTAATTGAGGTAGACCGCAATAAAGCTAAATCTCTCCAGGTTTCCATTGACGATATTTTTAGAACTCTGCAAACTTATGTAGGTTCAAGATATGTCAATGATTTTAATTTTCTCTCACGCAACTATCGGGTATATATTCAAGCTGATTCTCAATTTCGTGCTAACCCCAATGATATCAATTCCTTGTATGTGCGTTCGGAAAATGACCAGATGATTCCTTTGAGTAGTTTGGTGAAATTGACTCCTACTACTGGAGCGCAAACTATTAATCATTACAACTTATTTCGCTCTATTGAAATTAATGGTTCTCCTGCTCCTGGTTTTAGTTCTGGACAAGCAACCGCAGCTATGGAGAAACTAGCTAAGGAGATTATACCCACAAGCATGGGTTATGAATGGTCGGGTATTGTGGCTGAGGAAAAAGAGTCTGGTGGACAAGCACCAATAATTTTTGGGTTGGGTTTAATTTTCGTGTTTTTGGTGTTAGCTGCTCAGTATGAAAACTATGTTGATCCTTTAATTATTTTGCTCTCTGTTCCTTTGGCTATTATGGGGGCTTTAGCATCGCAATCTTTACGGGGTTTAAGTAATGATGTATTTTGCCAAGTAGGGTTGGTGATGTTAATTGGTTTAGCAAGTAAAAACGCGATTTTGATTGTAGAATTTGCTAACCAGTTACGGGAACAACAAGGTTTATCAATTACTAAAGCTGCTGTTGAAGCTGCACAAGGTCGTTTACGTCCAATTTTGATGACTGCTATTTCTACTCTGTTGGGTATTTTTCCTTTAGCAGTGGCTACTGGTGCTGGTGCTGGTAGTCGTCAATCTTTGGGTACTGCGGTGTTTGGTGGTATGTTTGTGGCGACTTTTTTAAGTTTGTTTATTGTGCCAATTCTGTATATAATCATTGGTAAAATTCGTGAGGGTTTGCGACCTGTTCATTGA